In a genomic window of Nodosilinea sp. E11:
- a CDS encoding DUF4870 domain-containing protein, protein MTLPLSTLIDRARQGDACAIAQLITRSLANQGVVARGQWQGTQLIFDLEADRPVAQRQVVPHICRGLERLELTCPIDTVSVIARRTDQAAIDWRESFSLQTGVGLAVAGPEPSDAPEDPVLSDRRRPDRDSSASGSPVPFSVPPSLLPPDRVVSTFHAETTESDTPAPPAPNPDLKPSALSGKTLAALMHLTPLLSYLVVGSQWLGGWPLFWGGSFLLPWRVVAPLVLVLLPGLASRPGYADMQNQAKAALNFQLTLLIAWVVTIALMFVLVGFLLVVPLALIEIVSCIVAAVRASEGKAARYAVAIRFVR, encoded by the coding sequence ATGACGCTGCCCCTGTCTACCCTAATTGACCGTGCCCGTCAGGGCGATGCTTGCGCGATCGCCCAGCTAATCACCCGTTCGCTGGCCAACCAGGGCGTAGTAGCACGGGGGCAGTGGCAAGGCACGCAGCTGATCTTCGACCTTGAGGCCGACCGCCCTGTGGCCCAACGCCAGGTGGTGCCCCATATTTGTCGGGGGCTAGAGCGCCTAGAGCTGACCTGCCCAATCGATACGGTGTCGGTAATCGCCCGGCGGACGGATCAAGCGGCGATTGACTGGCGCGAAAGCTTTAGTTTGCAGACCGGGGTAGGGTTGGCTGTGGCTGGGCCAGAGCCCAGCGATGCCCCCGAAGATCCGGTGCTGAGCGATCGCCGTAGACCCGACCGTGACTCCTCTGCGTCTGGGTCACCCGTCCCATTTTCTGTTCCGCCCTCGCTGCTGCCACCGGATCGGGTAGTTTCAACCTTCCATGCTGAGACGACCGAATCAGACACTCCGGCTCCCCCCGCCCCCAACCCCGATCTGAAGCCGTCTGCCTTGTCAGGTAAGACTCTGGCGGCCCTGATGCATCTCACTCCCCTGCTGAGCTATCTGGTGGTGGGTAGTCAGTGGCTAGGGGGATGGCCGTTGTTTTGGGGAGGCTCCTTCCTGCTGCCCTGGCGGGTAGTCGCTCCCCTGGTGCTGGTGTTGCTGCCAGGGCTTGCCTCTAGGCCTGGTTATGCCGACATGCAAAACCAGGCTAAGGCGGCACTCAACTTTCAGCTCACGCTGCTGATTGCCTGGGTTGTGACCATTGCGCTGATGTTTGTTTTGGTGGGCTTTTTGCTGGTGGTGCCCCTGGCGCTGATCGAAATAGTCAGCTGCATTGTGGCGGCGGTGCGGGCTTCGGAGGGCAAGGCGGCTCGCTATGCGGTAGCCATTCGGTTTGTGCGCTAG
- the murQ gene encoding N-acetylmuramic acid 6-phosphate etherase, with protein MIVNSALNVDPADRGHLLTEQANPRSAQLDQLSSLELVDLFNQEDQRTLEAIAGARDALAAAIDAATEALRQGGRLFYVGAGTSGRLGVLDAAECPPTFCTPPDLVQGIIAGGAGALVKSSEGLEDVAEDGAAAIAQRNVQAQDVVVGITAGGTTPYVQGAIAAARDRGATTVLIACVPADQVPTEAAIDIRLLVGPELLAGSTRLKAGTVTKMALNILSTGVMVRLGKVYGNRMVDVAVTNTKLRDRALRILCDLTDLDRPAAAALLDRSNQQVKLALMMHLGQLDAEAASERLAQHQGRLRPALEVGEL; from the coding sequence GTGATCGTAAACTCTGCCCTCAATGTTGACCCCGCCGATCGCGGGCATCTGCTCACCGAGCAGGCCAACCCCCGCAGCGCTCAGCTTGACCAACTCAGCTCCCTGGAGCTAGTTGACCTGTTTAACCAGGAAGATCAGCGCACCCTAGAGGCCATTGCTGGCGCGCGGGATGCCTTGGCTGCCGCCATTGATGCCGCCACCGAGGCGCTACGCCAGGGGGGGCGACTGTTTTATGTCGGGGCGGGCACCAGTGGTCGGCTAGGAGTGCTCGATGCCGCCGAATGTCCGCCCACCTTTTGCACGCCGCCCGATCTGGTGCAGGGCATTATTGCCGGGGGGGCTGGTGCCCTGGTGAAAAGTTCTGAGGGGTTAGAAGATGTAGCTGAGGATGGGGCAGCCGCGATCGCCCAGCGGAATGTGCAGGCCCAGGATGTGGTGGTCGGCATTACTGCCGGGGGCACGACGCCCTACGTGCAGGGGGCGATCGCCGCTGCCCGCGATCGCGGTGCGACTACAGTGTTGATTGCCTGTGTGCCCGCCGACCAGGTACCCACCGAGGCCGCCATTGATATTCGCCTGCTGGTGGGGCCAGAGCTGCTGGCGGGCTCAACCCGGCTGAAGGCCGGGACAGTGACGAAGATGGCCCTCAACATTCTCTCGACCGGGGTGATGGTGCGTCTGGGCAAAGTCTACGGCAATCGCATGGTCGATGTGGCGGTGACCAATACAAAACTGCGCGATCGCGCCCTGCGTATACTCTGCGACCTCACCGATCTAGACCGCCCAGCGGCGGCAGCGCTGCTCGATCGCAGCAACCAGCAGGTAAAGCTGGCCCTAATGATGCACCTGGGTCAGCTCGATGCCGAAGCGGCTAGTGAGCGCCTGGCCCAGCACCAGGGTCGCCTGCGGCCAGCGCTAGAGGTAGGCGAGCTCTAA
- a CDS encoding pentapeptide repeat-containing protein — protein MDSQSITITMAQVLELYAQGRRDFSHLDFHEAWMPGLSLPGVNLKQANLVSVNLHQARLSGAQLSGCNLWRANLEEANLEQADLARSVLIRAELSRINLAGADLRCSDLRLATLHQAVLREANLRHANLSYTDLRGADLTAADLRGADLTAANLRGANLAIAQLEGACLDRVWIDGAEPQSHLSPTL, from the coding sequence ATGGATTCACAATCCATCACGATAACGATGGCTCAGGTGCTGGAGCTCTATGCCCAAGGCCGCCGCGATTTTAGCCACCTAGACTTTCATGAGGCCTGGATGCCTGGCCTCAGTCTGCCCGGTGTCAACCTAAAGCAGGCCAACCTGGTGTCGGTAAACCTGCACCAGGCGAGGCTGAGCGGGGCACAGCTCAGCGGCTGCAACCTTTGGCGGGCCAATCTGGAAGAGGCCAACCTAGAGCAAGCCGACCTGGCCCGCAGCGTTCTCATTCGCGCTGAGCTGAGCCGTATTAACCTGGCGGGGGCCGACCTGCGCTGTAGCGACTTACGCCTGGCCACCCTACACCAGGCCGTGCTGCGCGAGGCCAATCTACGCCATGCCAACCTCAGCTACACCGACCTGCGCGGGGCCGACTTGACCGCCGCTGACCTGCGCGGGGCCGACTTGACTGCCGCTAACTTGCGCGGGGCTAACTTGGCGATCGCCCAGCTCGAAGGAGCCTGTCTAGACCGGGTATGGATCGACGGCGCAGAACCTCAGTCTCACCTCTCGCCCACGCTCTAG
- a CDS encoding rhomboid family intramembrane serine protease → MVPLKDYNPGQRTPYVTYGLIVLNIALFIYELSLPASGLTNFFHAWAVVPEEFSSSLTTRVSVPNAEEWLTLVTGQFLHGGFLHLAGNMLYLWIFGNNVEDQMGHGRFLVFYLLCGVLANLAQWFFAMDSGIPSLGASGAIAGVMGAYIFRFPEVRILTLVPLGPFPLPLRIPAIFYLGIWFVQQAVYGFASLGAPAMIGMEGGGIAYWAHAGGFAIGALLGPVFGLFSQPDGVELSTEGPNAD, encoded by the coding sequence GTGGTACCCCTAAAAGACTACAACCCAGGTCAGCGCACGCCCTACGTCACCTACGGGCTGATCGTGCTCAACATAGCGCTGTTTATCTACGAACTCAGCCTGCCCGCCTCCGGGCTCACGAACTTTTTCCACGCCTGGGCGGTGGTACCCGAAGAGTTTTCGAGCAGCCTGACGACCCGGGTATCGGTGCCCAATGCCGAAGAATGGCTAACGCTGGTGACCGGGCAGTTTCTCCACGGCGGCTTTTTGCACCTGGCGGGCAACATGCTCTACCTCTGGATTTTTGGCAACAACGTCGAAGACCAGATGGGGCACGGGCGATTTTTGGTGTTTTATTTGCTCTGTGGCGTGCTGGCTAATCTGGCCCAGTGGTTCTTCGCCATGGACTCTGGCATTCCGTCCCTGGGGGCCAGTGGCGCGATCGCAGGGGTAATGGGGGCCTATATCTTTCGCTTCCCCGAGGTTCGCATTCTCACCCTGGTGCCCCTAGGGCCATTTCCGCTGCCGCTCAGAATTCCCGCTATTTTCTATCTGGGTATTTGGTTTGTGCAGCAGGCTGTCTACGGCTTTGCCAGCCTGGGAGCACCGGCCATGATCGGCATGGAAGGCGGCGGTATTGCCTACTGGGCTCATGCGGGCGGCTTTGCCATTGGGGCTCTGCTCGGTCCTGTGTTTGGCCTGTTTAGCCAGCCCGATGGGGTAGAACTCTCTACCGAAGGCCCCAATGCTGACTAA
- a CDS encoding GUN4 domain-containing protein, with product MLASEPIGSLDATLNDLSLLLNDEDWEMADRLTADLLLEAVMQNALGEEVLLRGRDARQRPHLTPQTLATIPCQLLQAIDDRWQSASGGHFGFSPQLQIYSEILKFEPFDPALHNWSNPHPFFAEVGWLMLFSLRPVGFLRFYNWLDFDLEAPQGHLPALWYWQVPRLASLRMGGFLTGQGAGFGDLSRLDAMMLRLSRCHQAEGMG from the coding sequence GTGTTAGCTAGTGAGCCGATTGGCAGCCTTGACGCAACCCTCAACGACCTCAGTCTGTTGCTCAACGACGAAGACTGGGAAATGGCCGATCGCCTGACCGCAGATCTACTGCTCGAAGCCGTGATGCAAAACGCCCTCGGGGAGGAGGTACTGCTGCGAGGTAGAGACGCTCGACAACGGCCCCACCTCACCCCCCAAACCCTGGCCACTATTCCCTGCCAGTTGCTTCAGGCCATCGACGATCGCTGGCAGAGTGCTAGCGGCGGGCATTTTGGCTTTTCTCCCCAGCTTCAGATCTACAGCGAAATCCTCAAATTTGAACCCTTTGATCCAGCGCTGCACAACTGGTCAAACCCCCACCCCTTCTTTGCCGAAGTCGGCTGGCTGATGCTGTTTTCGCTGCGGCCTGTGGGGTTTCTGCGGTTTTACAACTGGCTCGACTTTGACCTTGAAGCCCCCCAGGGTCACCTTCCGGCCCTGTGGTACTGGCAGGTGCCCCGGCTGGCTTCCCTACGCATGGGCGGCTTCTTGACCGGACAGGGGGCAGGCTTTGGCGATCTGTCGCGCCTCGACGCTATGATGCTGCGCCTCTCTCGCTGTCACCAGGCCGAGGGTATGGGGTGA
- a CDS encoding GUN4 domain-containing protein — protein MAQNVRLLIKFIDPQLKSDDVATEVHYLVEDLRDLDGMNQIRFEPISDINGVAEVRVGVQFEAHPELLASILRRLRDRLYYAPIETAFTFQLGEMALHIETHQAEDLVGLMAIAQSGLLFSPERDYLAEAETYSRTQGELSPTELDNLNLLRQRLDLSVDEATVLNARAAGPFQTQADKRRYFEEITSAEFSRLRAMHEGQPFALKDPWPVLQELAENLSLPILEAEAIYQQYQQRYNDDIQIKTTQTTLKTTEDVRLAAEAKAEGDRQKQAHQAQVQRDQYQALCHQALANSLYPSEFDQGRLDQARRLQGLSLDEAIAIEAAVRDQKYGPIESALGVDYTRLRSLLVQQAWQAADLETEAAIFKALNLDMQPVTAATVERLLPTDLATIDALWSLHSNRRFGFKAQQQVYRSQQQIQQDEHLRGLDFQQALGWRDQPTWLYRGHRPYYALDFSLEAPPGHLPTWRWCCPSLNHRYDLDSETIIAVMSHLNTCLPLEAVATPVIDQTLIPGEVTSVS, from the coding sequence TTGGCGCAGAACGTTAGATTATTGATCAAGTTTATAGACCCTCAGCTCAAGAGCGACGATGTGGCAACTGAGGTGCACTATTTAGTTGAAGATCTGCGCGACCTCGATGGCATGAACCAAATTCGGTTCGAGCCGATCTCAGACATTAACGGGGTAGCTGAGGTCAGGGTTGGGGTGCAGTTTGAGGCCCATCCAGAGCTACTGGCGTCAATTTTGCGGCGGCTACGCGATCGCCTCTACTACGCCCCGATCGAAACCGCTTTCACGTTCCAACTCGGTGAGATGGCGCTGCACATCGAAACCCATCAAGCTGAAGATCTCGTGGGCCTAATGGCGATCGCCCAAAGCGGGCTGCTGTTTTCTCCCGAGCGCGACTACCTGGCTGAGGCTGAAACCTACAGCCGAACCCAGGGCGAGCTATCCCCCACCGAACTCGACAACCTTAACCTGCTGCGCCAGCGGCTCGACCTCTCAGTAGACGAGGCCACGGTGCTCAATGCCAGAGCCGCAGGCCCCTTTCAAACCCAGGCCGACAAACGCCGCTATTTTGAAGAGATCACCTCAGCCGAGTTTAGTCGCCTGCGCGCCATGCACGAGGGTCAACCCTTTGCCCTCAAAGATCCGTGGCCTGTCCTGCAAGAACTGGCCGAAAACCTGAGTTTACCCATCCTTGAAGCAGAGGCCATTTATCAACAGTACCAGCAGCGCTACAACGACGACATCCAGATCAAAACCACACAAACAACCCTCAAAACTACCGAAGATGTCCGCCTAGCCGCCGAAGCTAAGGCCGAGGGCGATCGCCAAAAGCAGGCCCACCAGGCGCAAGTCCAGCGCGATCAGTACCAGGCCCTGTGCCACCAAGCCCTGGCCAATAGCCTCTACCCCTCTGAGTTTGACCAAGGCCGCCTCGACCAGGCACGGCGATTGCAAGGCCTATCGCTCGATGAAGCGATCGCTATTGAAGCGGCGGTGCGCGACCAAAAGTATGGCCCCATTGAATCGGCCCTGGGCGTCGACTACACCCGGCTGCGTAGTCTGCTCGTGCAACAGGCCTGGCAAGCCGCCGACCTCGAAACCGAGGCCGCTATTTTCAAAGCGCTAAACCTCGACATGCAGCCGGTGACCGCTGCCACCGTAGAGCGCCTTCTGCCCACCGACTTAGCCACCATTGACGCCCTGTGGAGTCTCCACAGCAATCGGCGCTTTGGGTTTAAGGCTCAGCAACAGGTGTACCGTAGCCAGCAGCAAATTCAGCAAGACGAGCACCTGCGCGGCCTAGACTTTCAGCAGGCCCTGGGCTGGCGCGATCAACCCACCTGGTTGTACCGAGGCCATCGGCCCTACTACGCCCTCGACTTTAGCCTTGAGGCTCCCCCTGGCCACCTACCCACCTGGCGCTGGTGCTGCCCCAGCCTCAACCATCGCTACGACCTAGACAGCGAGACGATTATCGCCGTGATGAGTCATCTCAACACCTGCCTGCCTCTAGAAGCGGTGGCCACACCCGTGATCGATCAAACGTTAATCCCCGGAGAGGTAACCAGTGTTAGCTAG
- a CDS encoding photosystem II reaction center protein K gives MEVAMLLAKLPEAYSLFDPLVDVLPIIPVFFLLLAFVWQASVGFK, from the coding sequence ATGGAAGTCGCAATGCTGCTGGCCAAGCTGCCCGAGGCCTACTCCCTGTTCGACCCCCTGGTAGACGTGCTGCCCATTATTCCCGTGTTCTTCCTGCTGCTGGCCTTTGTGTGGCAGGCATCTGTCGGCTTTAAGTAA
- the tgt gene encoding tRNA guanosine(34) transglycosylase Tgt, protein MTQAFSFSCDARCSHTQARAGTFTTPHGPVHTPRFMPVGTLANVKTVTPAQLATTGAQMVLSNTYHLHLQPGEDIVAEAGGLHRFMGWDGPMLTDSGGFQVFSLSQMRTITEDGVTFKSPKDGRIINIRPETSIQIQNDLGADVIMAFDECPPYPCSREVIKASTDRTWRWLLRCVEAHKRPDQALFGIVQGGVYPDLRAEAAQQLATLDLPGYAIGGVSVGEPPELIETIVKATAPCLPEHKPRYLMGVGTYREMAQAIAAGVDLFDCVIPTRLARHGAALVAGERWNLKNQRFRRDYTPIDATCPCYTCQNFTRAYLCHLIHAKEMLAFTLISIHNITELVRFTQRIREAILAGRFHDEFAHWLTPNPTTTPIDTPQP, encoded by the coding sequence TTGACCCAGGCATTTTCCTTTAGCTGCGACGCTCGCTGTAGTCATACCCAGGCGCGGGCGGGCACATTCACCACCCCCCACGGCCCCGTGCACACCCCCCGGTTTATGCCCGTGGGCACCCTGGCCAACGTCAAAACCGTCACCCCCGCCCAGTTAGCCACCACCGGGGCGCAGATGGTGCTGTCAAACACCTACCACCTGCATCTGCAACCGGGCGAAGACATTGTCGCCGAGGCGGGCGGCCTGCACCGATTCATGGGTTGGGATGGCCCGATGCTGACGGATTCGGGCGGCTTTCAGGTGTTTAGCCTCAGCCAGATGCGCACCATCACCGAAGACGGCGTCACATTTAAATCGCCCAAGGATGGCCGCATCATCAACATTCGGCCCGAAACCTCGATTCAGATTCAAAACGATCTGGGGGCCGATGTGATCATGGCCTTTGACGAGTGCCCTCCCTACCCGTGCAGCCGCGAGGTCATTAAAGCCTCGACCGATCGCACCTGGCGCTGGCTGTTGCGCTGTGTGGAGGCCCACAAGCGGCCTGACCAGGCGCTGTTTGGCATTGTGCAGGGGGGCGTATACCCCGACCTGCGGGCCGAGGCGGCGCAGCAGTTGGCCACCTTAGACCTGCCCGGCTATGCGATCGGCGGCGTCAGCGTGGGCGAGCCACCAGAGCTGATCGAAACCATTGTCAAAGCTACGGCCCCCTGTTTGCCCGAGCATAAGCCCCGCTATTTGATGGGGGTGGGCACCTATAGGGAAATGGCCCAGGCGATCGCAGCCGGAGTAGACCTGTTCGACTGCGTGATTCCTACCCGGCTGGCCCGCCACGGCGCGGCGCTGGTGGCAGGGGAACGGTGGAACCTGAAGAATCAGCGCTTCCGCCGCGACTACACCCCCATCGACGCCACCTGTCCCTGCTATACCTGCCAAAACTTTACCCGCGCCTACCTCTGCCATCTGATCCACGCCAAGGAGATGCTGGCCTTTACGCTGATCTCCATCCACAACATCACCGAGCTGGTGCGGTTTACCCAGCGCATTCGGGAGGCGATTTTGGCAGGGCGTTTCCATGACGAGTTTGCCCACTGGCTGACGCCAAACCCAACGACAACCCCGATAGACACACCCCAACCGTGA
- a CDS encoding metalloregulator ArsR/SmtB family transcription factor — translation MATALDKRSDAILARFKALSDPLRLEVIELLRSQELCVCDLCDRMNIAQSKLSFHLKILREAGLIAARQEGRWIYYRLNPTEFGELATYLSDLHHLSPPSSSHPCPPF, via the coding sequence ATGGCCACAGCTTTAGACAAACGTTCTGACGCGATTCTGGCCCGTTTCAAAGCTCTCTCTGACCCGCTGCGGCTGGAGGTGATTGAGCTGCTACGATCGCAGGAACTATGCGTTTGCGATCTGTGCGATCGCATGAACATCGCTCAATCCAAGTTGTCCTTTCACCTCAAAATCCTGCGGGAGGCTGGGCTGATCGCCGCCCGCCAGGAGGGCCGGTGGATCTACTACCGCCTCAACCCCACCGAATTTGGAGAATTGGCCACCTACCTCAGCGATCTGCACCACCTCAGTCCGCCGTCCTCTAGTCACCCCTGTCCACCATTTTGA
- a CDS encoding DUF2254 domain-containing protein: MKHIKLSKFWDNLRSSYWFLPTLMAVGAIALAFGLLAIDRSDSIDISALSWIYQGGADGAREVLSVIAGSMVTVAATAFSITIVALQLASSHFGPRLLRNFMQDQGNQIVLGTFIATFIYCLLVLRTIRGEDHEPFVPQLSVTVGVLLAMASIGVLIYFIHHASTIIQVSHVIADVSHDLEQVTNRLFPEALGQEIDQQGESTRDMPTDFDATAQPVQAKKTGYLQGIEDDVLMQVACDENLLLQVKAYPGAFIIEGGPLVMAYPANRVTQSVGDRINQAFVLGHELTKQQNVAFPIEQLVEIALRALSPAINDPFTAIRCIDQLADGLARLASREFPSPYRYDQSHNLRVIAAPVKFETLANTAFNQIRQYGSTDTVVIGRLLAAIAAIAPFTRHFKQRHILQQHVEAIWHSSQQSLTHQRDLETIEKQYHTALAALQGTGLSGGNDSLYPSPHKR; encoded by the coding sequence ATGAAACACATTAAGCTCAGCAAATTTTGGGATAACCTTCGATCGAGCTACTGGTTTTTACCCACGCTCATGGCCGTCGGAGCGATCGCATTGGCATTTGGCCTGCTAGCCATCGATCGTTCAGATTCTATCGATATCAGTGCCCTTAGCTGGATCTATCAGGGCGGGGCCGATGGGGCACGAGAGGTGCTCTCGGTAATTGCGGGATCCATGGTGACCGTAGCGGCCACCGCGTTTTCAATCACTATCGTCGCCCTCCAGCTAGCGTCGTCCCATTTTGGGCCACGCCTACTGCGCAACTTTATGCAGGACCAGGGCAATCAGATCGTGTTGGGCACCTTTATTGCCACCTTTATCTACTGTTTGCTGGTGCTGCGCACGATTCGGGGCGAAGACCACGAGCCATTTGTGCCCCAGCTCTCGGTAACGGTGGGGGTTTTGCTGGCCATGGCCAGCATTGGGGTGCTGATCTACTTTATTCACCATGCCTCCACCATCATTCAGGTCTCCCACGTGATTGCCGATGTCAGCCACGACCTAGAGCAAGTCACCAACCGCCTGTTTCCAGAAGCTTTGGGTCAGGAGATCGATCAGCAGGGCGAGAGTACCAGGGATATGCCCACCGATTTTGACGCCACCGCCCAACCCGTGCAGGCCAAGAAAACGGGATACCTGCAAGGAATTGAAGACGACGTCCTGATGCAGGTGGCCTGCGATGAAAATCTTTTGCTCCAGGTCAAGGCGTATCCAGGGGCTTTCATCATTGAGGGTGGCCCCCTGGTCATGGCCTACCCTGCCAATCGCGTTACCCAATCGGTAGGCGATCGCATTAATCAAGCCTTTGTTCTGGGCCACGAGCTGACTAAGCAGCAGAACGTGGCATTTCCGATTGAACAACTGGTCGAAATTGCGCTGCGAGCCTTGTCCCCTGCTATTAACGACCCCTTTACGGCCATTCGCTGTATTGACCAACTGGCCGACGGGCTGGCGCGGCTTGCCAGTCGTGAATTTCCGTCTCCTTACCGCTATGACCAGTCGCACAATCTGCGGGTGATTGCGGCTCCAGTCAAGTTTGAGACCCTGGCCAACACAGCCTTTAACCAAATTCGTCAGTATGGCAGCACTGACACGGTGGTGATCGGTCGGCTGCTGGCGGCGATCGCCGCCATTGCTCCCTTTACCCGCCACTTCAAACAGCGCCACATTTTGCAGCAGCACGTTGAGGCGATTTGGCACAGTAGCCAACAAAGCCTCACTCACCAACGAGACCTAGAAACCATAGAAAAGCAGTACCACACTGCTCTGGCGGCTCTACAGGGGACTGGTCTTTCAGGAGGAAATGACTCGCTATACCCCTCACCGCACAAGCGGTAA
- a CDS encoding TrkH family potassium uptake protein, translated as MGPYRTIRLILHDFGLLLHVPGIMALLSIPICLYFGEYYAIAPFLTTAIAAFALAQGFYRANSPKVDKTRHYHAMLIVALTWGVIPLLGAIPFVGIAALAASADTSPTLLAFQNIWNALFEAFSGFTGTGLTMATDASLLPHSLQWWRSFTEWVDGIGVIVLMLALLTIESSQTKSLETDPSQLYAAVGRQRTIGDTVRATAKNILWIYSFYTGLSILLLALLGMPLWEAINHGLTGIATGGFSITTASFTSYSSTLQLATIFIMITGAVSFPVHYQLLRRQRWTSLWQRNQHRLLLLLLGLGPCLLLLENRWATASIPWLDSLFQWSSAVTTCGFNTAQVQNWSMGAKLLLSAAMVMGGAAGSTAGGLKLHRIVLLLLGIRWHFQQLFITADDNISYRIDDEALPASQAHEQVQSAAVLASLWLLLLGIGIVVLTHLVSPIYTLEDVIFEAASATSNVGLSTGISDPTLHWGGKLMLILLMWAGRLEIIPVLLLGIAICRPITQTLPEQPSK; from the coding sequence ATGGGGCCATACCGAACTATCCGCTTGATACTGCATGATTTTGGCCTACTGCTGCACGTGCCCGGCATCATGGCTCTGCTTTCCATACCAATCTGCCTTTACTTTGGGGAGTACTATGCCATTGCGCCTTTCTTAACGACAGCGATCGCCGCCTTCGCGCTGGCTCAAGGATTCTACCGGGCCAATTCGCCTAAGGTAGACAAGACTCGCCACTACCACGCCATGCTGATTGTGGCGTTGACCTGGGGCGTTATTCCTCTGCTGGGCGCTATCCCCTTCGTCGGTATTGCCGCTCTGGCCGCATCCGCTGATACATCCCCGACCCTACTGGCTTTTCAAAATATTTGGAATGCCTTGTTTGAGGCATTTTCGGGCTTTACCGGCACCGGTTTGACCATGGCCACCGACGCCAGCCTGCTGCCCCATAGTTTGCAGTGGTGGCGATCGTTTACAGAATGGGTAGATGGCATCGGGGTGATTGTTCTAATGCTGGCATTGCTAACCATCGAGTCTTCCCAAACCAAATCGCTAGAAACCGATCCATCCCAGCTGTATGCCGCTGTCGGCCGCCAACGAACCATTGGCGACACCGTTAGAGCCACCGCTAAAAATATTCTCTGGATCTACAGCTTCTACACCGGGCTAAGTATTTTGCTGTTAGCTCTGTTGGGAATGCCCCTGTGGGAAGCCATTAATCACGGGCTCACCGGCATTGCTACGGGCGGCTTTAGCATCACCACAGCTAGCTTTACAAGCTATAGTTCTACCCTTCAGTTGGCTACTATTTTCATTATGATTACTGGCGCAGTCAGTTTTCCGGTTCACTATCAATTGCTGCGTCGCCAGCGGTGGACTTCTCTATGGCAGAGAAATCAGCATCGCCTGCTGCTGCTTTTGCTGGGTTTAGGCCCCTGCCTACTGCTGCTAGAAAACCGCTGGGCTACAGCATCTATACCCTGGCTAGACAGCTTATTTCAGTGGAGTTCGGCAGTGACCACCTGCGGGTTTAACACAGCTCAGGTCCAGAACTGGAGTATGGGGGCAAAACTACTGCTCAGCGCCGCCATGGTGATGGGAGGAGCGGCCGGATCGACCGCTGGGGGGTTAAAGCTGCACCGAATAGTGCTGCTACTGCTGGGCATTCGTTGGCACTTTCAGCAGCTTTTCATCACCGCCGATGACAATATTTCCTATCGAATTGATGATGAAGCATTACCAGCATCCCAAGCCCATGAACAAGTGCAATCGGCGGCTGTCTTAGCCAGTTTGTGGCTGCTGCTGCTGGGCATCGGCATTGTGGTGCTTACCCACCTAGTCTCACCCATCTACACGCTAGAGGATGTGATCTTTGAGGCGGCTTCTGCAACCAGCAACGTGGGGTTATCAACTGGTATTAGCGACCCTACCCTACACTGGGGCGGCAAGCTAATGCTCATTTTGCTGATGTGGGCAGGGCGACTCGAAATTATTCCGGTGCTCCTATTAGGGATAGCTATCTGCCGCCCAATCACTCAAACCTTGCCTGAGCAACCTTCCAAATAA